A window of Cellulosimicrobium protaetiae genomic DNA:
AGGACCGCGCGGCGGGTCGCCGACGTAGAGGAGGTACTCGTCGAGCATGCGTCGGTCGGTGAGGAACCCCTCGGTGAACAGCTCGAGCGCGGGCAGCGCGATGTCGTCGAGGTAGTTCCGGGTCGAGGTGCTGAGGTCGCCCGGCTCCTCCGGGGAGTCGAGGGTGAGCCAGAGCAGGAGGGTCCCCATCGAGCTGAGCACGAGGTAGCGGGCGCGGGCCTCCTCGTCGCGGCTCGGGCGCGCCGTGCCGAGCGCGACCGACTCCCGGATGTACTCGGCGGTGTCGGCCGTCAGGTGGTCGACGAACGCGCGCGCGAGCTCGCCCCCGGCCTGGAGGCTGCGCAAGGCGTAGCCGATGGTGGGCGCGTAGTCGTCCACCCGGGCGAACCACGCGGACATCGGGGTGGCCCCGGCGACGTCCGTCATGACCTCCCGCTTCGACGTGCGGACGATCTCCAGCACGTGCTCGTCGCACGCGGCCCGCAGCCCGTCCTTCGAGCCGAAGTGGTGCACGACGAGCGCGGCGCTCACGCCCGCGTCGGCCGCGATGGTGCGCAGGGGCGCGCCGAACCCGTCGCGTGCGAAGCGCGAGATGGCGGCGTCGCGGATGCGGGCGCGGGCCGTGAGGTCGTCGGCAGCCGACGGCGCGGGGCGGCCGCGCCCGGTCGGCGAGGGCTGGTCTGAACGCACGTTCAACACACTAAACGCTTGTTCAGCGCGCGTCCACCCACGAGGACCGCCCTGTCGGTCGCCCTCGGCACGTGCGCGGTGTGAGCCGTCTCGCGGAGATCGCGGCCACCGAGGGCGTCAGACCCCTGCCGTTCCGGGCCTGACACCCGTAGGCTGGGGGGTAGCCGTCGGCGGCACCGCCGGCGCCACGTCCCGGCGCGTCGGACCGTCGGGACGTCGAGAGGCCCGTCGCACTCGTGCGACGGGCCTTTTCGGTCCCGGCGGCCGTGCCGAGGACTGGCTCGGGGCGGGTGGGTTCGACGTGCCGGACGGCTGCGGAGGCGCGGGGACGACGAAGGGCCCGCCGCGAGTGCGGCGGGCCCTTCGGTCTGCGGAGGATGGGGGATTCGAACCCCCGAGGGCTGTTAACCCAACACGCTTTCCAAGCGTGCGCCATAGGCCACTAGGCGAATCCTCCTGGTGCGACGCCGACCACGCTCGGGGCGCGTCGGCGGCAGCGCAACGAGGATACCGGACCGCGGCCCCCGGGCCGAATCGCCTCCGGTGGAGGCGGGTTTCAGGTGGGGCGCCGACCTGGGCTAGGGTGGGCGCAGACCCCTCGTGCGGCATCATCTCGCCGAACTCCCCCAGGGCCGGAAGGCAGCAAGGGTAGGTGAGCTCTGGTGGGTGTGCGGGGGGTCCTTCGCGTCTCCGGGAGCCGAGCGCCCCGACGGGTCGAGGTGCAGCGCCGGTCCGGGCGTGGTTCTCTGCCCGTGTGACCGGGGAGGAACAGCGCCCGCTGTCGACGATGCACCTGGTGCGCCTGGTCGTCCCGGCGCTCCTGGTCGGCGTGCTGTGCGCCCTGACCCTGGTCGCCCTCTCCGCGCTCGCGACCTGGATCCAGGACCTCGTGTGGGACCGCCTGCCGGCAGCGTGGGGCGTGGCGA
This region includes:
- a CDS encoding TetR/AcrR family transcriptional regulator — encoded protein: MRSDQPSPTGRGRPAPSAADDLTARARIRDAAISRFARDGFGAPLRTIAADAGVSAALVVHHFGSKDGLRAACDEHVLEIVRTSKREVMTDVAGATPMSAWFARVDDYAPTIGYALRSLQAGGELARAFVDHLTADTAEYIRESVALGTARPSRDEEARARYLVLSSMGTLLLWLTLDSPEEPGDLSTSTRNYLDDIALPALELFTEGFLTDRRMLDEYLLYVGDPPRGPAAPAHADDAAPRDEQPPTEEQT